Proteins encoded within one genomic window of Homo sapiens chromosome 21, GRCh38.p14 Primary Assembly:
- the LOC102724200 gene encoding trafficking protein particle complex subunit 10-like: CFPPCRVALAPLPDSSWPSVLACLSEEALRFWSLCLSSRCRQTLYNVKAEIFPPSGMEYCRTGSLCSLEVLITRLSDLLEVDKDEALTESDEHFSTKLMYEVVDNSSNWAVCGKSCGVISMPVAARATHRVHMEVMPLFAGYLPLPDVRLFKYLPHHSAHSSQLDADSWIENDSLSVDKHGDDQPDSSSLKSRGSVHSACSSEHKGLPMPRLQALPAGQVFNSSSGTQVLVIPSQDDHVLEVSVT, encoded by the exons TGCTTTCCTCCCTGCAGGGTGGCCCTGGCCCCCTTGCCAGATTCCAGCTGGCCGTCAGTGCTCGCGTGTCTCTCTGAAGAGGCTCTGCGGTTCTGGTCCCTGTGCCTGAGCTCCAGGTGCCGCCAG ACATTATACAACGTGAAGGCTGAGATCTTTCCCCCTTCGGGAATGGAGTATTGCAGAACAGGCTCCCTCTGCTCCCTGGAGGTTTTGATCACGAGGCTCTCAGACCTCTTGGAGGTGGATAAAGATGAAGCACTGACTGAATCTGATGAGCATTTTTCGACAAAGCTTATGTATGAAG TTGTCGACAACAGTAGCAACTGGGCAGTGTGTGGGAAAAGCTGCGGTGTCATCTCCATGCCAGTGGCTGCTCGGGCCACTCACAGGGTCCACATGGAAGTGATGCCGCTCTTCGCCGGGTATCTCCCCCTGCCCGACGTCAGGCTGTTCAAGTACCTCCCCCATCATTCTGCACACTCCTCCCAACTGGACGCTG ACAGCTGGATAGAAAACGACAGCCTGTCAGTAGACAAGCACGGGGACGACCAGCCGGACAGCAGCAGCCTCAAGAGCAGGGGCAGCGTGCATTCGGCCTGCAGCAGCGAGCACAAAGGCCTACCCATGCCCCGGCTGCAGGCACTGCCGGCCGGCCAGGTCTTCAACTCCAGCTCGGGCACACAAGTCCTGGTCATCCCCAGCCAAGATGACCACGTCCTGGAAGTCAGTGTAACATGA